Genomic window (Deinococcus aquiradiocola):
CGTTCAGGATACAGCCCGGCGTCAGGATGAGTGCCTTCGCAGCATTCTCTCATGTTGCTGGGCGCGGGGGATTCGCGTGTGACGCGGCTTTCACCGAAAGTTGGGCGAGCGTTCACACCACAAACATGAACGCCTGTTCAAAGCTGCTTGACAATTGTTCATGCAGGTGGAACAGTAGCTTCATCAACAATCCACAGCGCCCTGCCCCACACCGGGAGACAGGCATCCAGGAGGCTTCATGAAATTCAGCGCCATGCAGGAATTCGCCGCCGAACTGCTCGGCACGATGGTCCTCATCCTCTTCGGATGCGGCGTCGTGGCGATGGTGGTTCTCTTCGCCAGCAAGGACCCCGTCATTCCGGGACAGATCGTGAACGGCGGGTACACCAACATCACGCTCGGCTGGGGCTTCGCCGTGCTGATGGGCATCTTCATGTCCGGCGCCATCAGCGGCGCGCACCTCAACCCGGCCGTCACCATCGCCCTTGCCGCGACCGGCCGCCACCCCTGGGCCAAGGTCCCGCACTACATCGCTGCGCAGTTCATCGGCGCGTTCCTCGGGGCCGCCATCGTGTTCGCGGTGTACCACGCCAAATGGCTCGGCTTCGACCCGGCCCTCGACCACACCACCGGCATCTTCAGCACCTTCCCGGCCGTGCCCGGCTTCTGGCCCGGCTTCATCGACCAGGTGGTGGGCACCGCCCTCCTGATGGGCCTGATCCTCGCCATCGGCGACAAGCTCGCCAACCCCGCCGGGGCCGCGTGGGGCGCGCTCGCCGTGGCCTTCGTCGTCATGGCCATCGGCATCAGCTTCGGCGGCATGCACGGCTACGCCATCAACCCCGCCCGTGACCTCGGCCCGCGCCTCTTCGCGGTCATCGCCGGCTTCAAGAACAACGGCCTCACCGACGGCAGCGGCGTGTGGCTCGTCCCGGTCATCGGTCCCATCGTGGGCGCCCTCGTGGGGGCCTTCATCTACGACTTCGTGATCGGCCGCACCCTCCAGAAGGCCCACCTGTCCGCCGTGGGCGAGCAGGGCGTCGACCCGGCCTTCAACCTCGAACAGCAGCGCTGAACCCCCTCGCGCCCCGCCCTCACGGGCCGGGGCGTGCCGAACGTCCCCACCCTCACGCCCCTCACCGGACCGACGCGTCCACCCACAGGAGTCACCATGACCAACGCCGACCAGTTCATCCTCGCGCTCGACCAGGGCACCACCAGCAGCCGCGCCATCGTGTTCGACCACGCGGGCAGCATCCGCAGCATGGCGCAGAAGGAGTTCCGGCAGATCTTCCCGCGCCCCGGCTGGGTCGAGCACGACGCGAACGAGATCTGGAGCACCCAGAGCGGCGTGATGCAGGAAGCCCTGAGCGGCGCGGGCATCCGCGCGAGCGACATCGCCGCCATCGGCATCACCAACCAGCGCGAGACGACCGTCGTGTGGGACCGCAAGACCGGCCAGCCCATCCACAACGCCATCGTGTGGCAGGACCGCCGCACCGCCGGGTACTGCGACGAACTGCGCGCCAGCGGCAAGGCCGAGATCTTCCAGCGCAAGACCGGACTGGTGCTCGACGCGTACTTCTCCGGCACCAAGGTCCGCTGGCTGCTCGACAACGTCGAGGGTGCCCGCGCGCGCGCCGAGGCCGGTGAACTCGCCTTCGGCACGGTGGACTCCTGGCTGGTGTACAAGCTGACGGGCGGCGAACTGCACATCACGGACGCCACCAACGCCGCCCGCACCCTGATGTACGACATCCACACCGGCCAGTGGGACGACGAGCTGCTGGAGATCCTCGGCGTGCCGCGCGCCATGCTGCCCGAAGTCCGCAACAGCTCCGAGGTGTACGGTCAGACCTCCGCGGGCCTGCTGGGCGCGCAGGTCAGGATCGCCGGCATCGCGGGCGACCAGCACGCCGCGACCTTCGGTCAGGTGTGCCTGACGCCCGGCATGGCCAAGAACACCTACGGCACCGGGTGCTTCATGCTGCTGAACACCGGCGACGACGCCGTCCCCAGCCAGAACAAGCTCCTGACGACCGTCGCGTGGCAGCTGGACGGCAAGCGCACCTACGCGCTGGAAGGCAGCGTGTTCGTGGCGGGCGCCGTGGTGCAGTGGCTGCGCGACGGGCTCGGCATCATCCGCACGAGCGCCGAGGTGGAGACGCTCGCCGCGACGGTGGACGGCAGTGACGGCGTGTACCTCGTGCCCGCCTTCGTGGGCCTGGGCGCCCCGTACTGGGACAGCTACGCGCGCGGCACCATCGTCGGCATGACGCGCGGCACGACCGCCGCCCACATCGCCCGCGCGGCCCTGGAGAGCATCGCCTTCCAGAGTGCGGAACTGCTGGAAGCCATGCAGCAGGACAGCGGCGCGAAACTTCAGGAACTGCGCGTGGACGGCGGCGGCAGCAACAACAACGCCCTGATGCAGTTCCAGGCGGACATCCTGGGCGTGCCGGTCGTGCGGCCCAAGGTCACGGAAACCACGGCGCTCGGCGCGGCGTACCTCGCGGGCCTCGCGGTGGGCTTCTGGAAGGACGAGGCGGAACTGCAGGGCCAGTGGCAGGTGGACCGCCGCTTCGAGCCGAACATGAGTGGTGAAGAACGCAAGAAGCGCATGGACACCTGGAAGCGCGCCGTGAAGCGCAGCATGGAGTGGGAACAGGACGCCTGAGTCCGGCCGTCCGGTCTGACCGTCGCCGATCTCGCCGACTGTGCATGCCTGCTCCCCGACCGGTGGGCAGGCATGCACGCGTCCGGAAGGCCGCCCTGACCGCGTGCCGGATGGGGTGCCGCGTCACCCATGAACAAACGTTCTTGTGCGATGATCAAGTGTTCAAGTTGCTGGACTGCAGCACCCCCCAGCGCCCGCCCCCCACCCCCGGCACCCGCCCCACAGGAGCCCCCCATGACCCAACCCACCACCCCCACCCGCCAGGACACCCTCCGCCAGATTCAGGACACCCAGACCTGGGACGTCCTCGTGATCGGCGGCGGCGCCAGCGGCCTCGGCACCGCCGTCGAAGCGGCCAGCCGCGGCTACCGCACCCTGCTCCTCGAAGCGCACGACTACGCCAAAGGCACCAGCAGCCGCAGCACCAAACTCGTGCACGGCGGCGTCCGCTACCTCGCGCAGGGCAACGTCTCCCTCGTCCGTGAGGCCCTCCACGAACGCGGCCTGCTCAAACAGAACGCCCCGCACCTCGTCCGCGACCTCGGCTTCCTGATCGCCGCGTACACCTGGTGGAGCGCCCCCTTCTACGGCATCGGCCTCAAGATGTACGACCTGCTCGCCGGGAAACTCAACCTCCAGAACAGCCGCTACATCAACAAGCAGGAAGCCCTGAAACGCACCCCCACCCTCCGCAAACAGGGCCTCAAGGGCGGCATCCTGTACTTCGACGGGCAGTTCGACGACTCGCGCCTCGCCATCACCCTCATGCGCACCCTGCAGGACCACGGCGGCGTCACCCTCAACCACGCGCCCGTCACGGCCCTCCACAAGAACGCGGCCGGCAAGGTCGACGGCGCCACCTTCCGCGACAGCGAAACCGGCCAGGAGCACCGCGTCTCCGCGCGCGTCGTCGTGAACGCCACCGGCGTCTTCGTGGACGCCGTGCGCCGCATGGACGACGCCTCCGCCAAGGACATGCTCTCGCCCAGCCAGGGCGTGCACGTCGTGGTCGACCGCAAGTTCCTGCCCGGCGACAGCGCCATCATGGTGCCCCGCACCGACGACGGCCGCGTCCTGTTCGCCGTCCCATGGCACGACCACGTCGTGATCGGCACCACCGACACGCCCGTCCCCGAAGCGAGCCTCGAACCGCGCCCCCTGCCGGAAGAGGTGGAATTCATCCTCAAGACCGCCGCGCAGTACATGGACCCCGCCCCCACCCGCGCCGACGTGCGCAGCGTGTACGTCGGCCTGCGCCCCCTCGTGAAGGCCGCCGAAGGCACCGACACCAAGGCCCTCTCGCGCGACCACGTCATCCGCATCTCCGACAGCGGCCTCATCACCCTCACGGGCGGCAAGTGGACCACGTACCGCCGCATGGGCGAAGACACCGTCAACCGCGCCGCACGCCAGGCGGGCCTGCCCGAACGCCTCACCGTCACGCCCGCCCTGCACCTGCACGGCTGGACCACCGACACCCTCGACCAGCACTGGCGCGTGTACGGCACCGACGCCGCCCGCATCCGCGAACTGGAAGGCGCCGGCACGCCCCTGCACCCCGACCTGCCGTACACCGAGGCCGAAGTCCGCTGGGCCGCCCGTTTCGAACAGGCCCGCACCGTGGAGGACATCCTGTCGCGCCGCCTGCGCGCCCTGCTGCTGAACGCCCGCGCCAGCAGCGAGTCCGCCCCACGCGTCGCAGAGATCCTCGCCGAGGAACTCGGGCAGGACGCCGCGTGGCAGGCCAAGCAGGTCAGCGAGTACACCACGCTCGCCCAGCAGTACCAGCTGTAACCACGAACCCCGGCCGGACGCCACAGGAGGGAGAGGGAGCCGGATTCGTCCGCCGCTTCCTCTCCCTCCTTCCGCCCGGCTGAACTCCAGGAGTTCGGCTCACACGGTGTTGATCCGATTCCAGGGATGCCGGGAACAGCAAAGGCATCCCTTCCACCTCCTCCACACCGGACTTGTTGGTGCTCGCTCCGCTCGGCTGAACTCCAAAAGTTCAGCTCAAAACCGTATCAGATAACGTATCAGTGCAGCAGCAGCGCGCCGAGGGCCAGTCCCGTCAGGACCGCCAGGACGGGCGGCACGCGTGTGGCGCGCGTGACCACGAAGGCCGCCACGGCGATCAGGGCGGTGACGGGTCCCGTCACGCTGCCGCGCGCCAGGACCGCCAGTCCCGCCAGCAGCAGGCCCGCCCCGATGGGCAGCAGTGCACGGTACAGCCGCGCGAGGACGGGCGAGCCGCGCTGCGTGACCACGTAGGCTGCCACGACCGCGCCTGCGGGCGGCACGAAGAAGCCCAGCAGGGCCGCAATGCCGCCCGTCATGCCGGCGGCCGCGTGGCCGTACAGGATGATGCTGAGGATGTTCGGGCCGGGCAGCAGCTGTCCGAGCGCGTAGCCCTGCACGAACTGCTCGTGCGTGAGCCAGTGGTGGTTCTCCACGACCACCTGACCCATCGCGGCGAGGTTCACGGCCCCGACCGACAGGAAGCCGAGCCGCACGAACTCCACGAACACGGTGACGGCGCTGCTCACGTGCTTCGTCCGAACAGCACGCCGAGCGGCAGCAGGACGGCCAGGGCGATCACGGTGCCGCCCGGCACGAACAGCGCGAGCAGGCACGTCAGGACGGCCACCACGGTCGCCTGCAGGTGCGTGAGCGTGAAGCGCAGGACATTCAGGCCCGCCGAGGCGCCGATGCCGAGGGCCGCGGCGGCCGCGCCCTGCAGCGCCCCGCTGACGTGCGGGTCCGTGGCGAGGCTCCCGCCGAAGTACGCGCCCGCCAGGGCCGCCATCAGCAGGCTGCCGGGCAGCAGCAGGGCCGTGAGGGCCACCGCGGCGCCCGGCACGCCCCGCAGCTGGTACCCGAGCAGCGCGGAGAGGTTGCCGTTGTTCGAGCCGGGCAGCGTCTGCGCGAAGGTGCTGAACTCCGCGAATTCCTGATCGGCGAGCCAGCCCTCGCGGCGCACGAGGTTGAGCAGGTGCGCGTTCAGGCCGCCGCCGAAGGCGTTCAGGCTAGCGAGCAGGAAGCCCCGGAAGAGGGCGGAAAGAGGAATCCGTGCCCGGCCGGGCGTGGTCCGGGAAGGCGCGGGGCCGACAGGGGAGGCCGCCATGCCCGGAGGATAGGCCTGTCCGGCTGTCACCGGCCCGGTGAACGGCGAACAGAACGAACGAAACGGCCTAACCGTGCAGGTGGGCCGTTGCGTTCATCCTGGACGTTGCGGGTCAGGCGAGTGTGAACAGCAGGGGGTTCCCGGCCGGATCCTGCACGTGCAGGCCCGCGTCGTCCCGTTCATGCGAAACACCTGCCGCCGCGAGCCGCGCGGCCAGCGCGTCCAGGTCTGCCGCGTCCGGCAGCACGAGCGTGGCGCGTTCCAGCTGCGCGCTGCCTGCCGGGGCGCGCGTCCCGCCGAGGCTCTGCCAGGTGTTCAGGCCCAGGTGGTGGTGGTACCCGCCCGCCGAGACGAACAGCGCCTGCCCGGAGAAGCGGCTCACGATGTCGAAGCCCAGCACGCCCGCGTAGAAGGCCTCGGTGGCGGCGAGGTCCGTCACGCGCAGGTGCACGTGGCCCATCACGGTCCCGTCCGGCAGTCCCGCGTATGGGGCGTCCGGTCCGGCCTCGCGCAGCAGGCCCTGGATGTCGACGGGCCTGGAGTCCATCTCGACCTGCGTGCCGTGCCACGTCCACTCGCTGCGGGGGCGGTCGCGGTACACCTCGATGCCGTGCCCGTCCGGGTCGTTCAGGTACAGCGCCTCGCTGACGAGGTGATCGCCCTGCCCGAGGCGCGCGCCGAGGCCCGCCATGTGCCGCACGAAGCGCCCCAGGTCGGCGCGGGTGGGGAGCAGCAGCGCGAGGTGGTACAGGCCCGGACTGCTGGGCGGGGCGGGCCGTCCGGGGCGGGCGTTCAGCGTGAGGAGGGGTCGTGCGGGCACGCCGAGCGTCACGCGGTCAGGCGTGCTGTGCAGGACGCGCAGGCCGAGGCCCTGCGTGTAGAAGGCGGTGCTGCGCGCGAGGTCGGTCACGCCGAGCGTGACGGGGCCGACGCTCAGGCCGCCCGGCAGGTGCGGGGCGGGGGAGGCGGGGGAGACAGTGCCGGTCGTGGTCATGTCGGGACTCCTGGGGTGTGCGGCCGCTCAGCGGCGCCTGAGGATGCGGTCCACGCTGGCCGCGCCGCCGCCGCTGAGGGCCAGGGCGACGCTGGCGGCGAGCAGGGCGAGCGGGAACTCGAAGCCGTTCGGGGAGAAGAACCCGGCCTTGAGGTGCACGATCAGGATGGCGACGAGGATGTTCACGGCCAGCAGGGCGGCGGCGATACGGGTGCCGAGGCCCAGGATGAGGGCCAGTCCGCCGATCAGTTCGACGGCCGCGACGAGGGGCGCGCTCACGCTGGGGAGCGGGACGCCCATCTGGGTGAAGGCGCCGGTCGTGCCGGGCAGGGTGTACGTGAAGAACTTCTGGATGCCGTGCATCAGGAAGATCGCGCCGGTCGAGACGCGCAGCACGGTCAGGCCGAGGTTGGGGCGGGGGCGCAGGGCGGGGGTGGTGTCTGGGTTCAGGGTCGTCATGGGGCCTCCTGGGGGTGCGGTGTGGTCCGGGCGGACGGTGAAGGGGGGGGCGGTATGGGTCGGGCGGACGAGGAAGGTCGTTGAAACGAATGTCTGCGCGCAGAGCGTGCCGCCCCTCAGGGCGCGGCCACCTCCGGCACGTCCGGGCTGACGGCCGCTTCCGGGTGGGTGGCCTCCTCCAGCAGCTCCAGCAGCAGCGCGAGCCGCTGCGGGGGCAGGTGCGCGAACTGCTGGCGGTGCACGTCCAGGTTCGGGCCGTCCAGGCGGGCCAGGAGGTCCAGGCCCGCCTCGCTGATGCGGCTCGTCACGACGCGCCGGTCCCGGCGTTCGCGGGTGCGCGTGACGAGCCCGGCGGCCTCCAGGCGG
Coding sequences:
- a CDS encoding MIP/aquaporin family protein, coding for MKFSAMQEFAAELLGTMVLILFGCGVVAMVVLFASKDPVIPGQIVNGGYTNITLGWGFAVLMGIFMSGAISGAHLNPAVTIALAATGRHPWAKVPHYIAAQFIGAFLGAAIVFAVYHAKWLGFDPALDHTTGIFSTFPAVPGFWPGFIDQVVGTALLMGLILAIGDKLANPAGAAWGALAVAFVVMAIGISFGGMHGYAINPARDLGPRLFAVIAGFKNNGLTDGSGVWLVPVIGPIVGALVGAFIYDFVIGRTLQKAHLSAVGEQGVDPAFNLEQQR
- the glpK gene encoding glycerol kinase GlpK — protein: MTNADQFILALDQGTTSSRAIVFDHAGSIRSMAQKEFRQIFPRPGWVEHDANEIWSTQSGVMQEALSGAGIRASDIAAIGITNQRETTVVWDRKTGQPIHNAIVWQDRRTAGYCDELRASGKAEIFQRKTGLVLDAYFSGTKVRWLLDNVEGARARAEAGELAFGTVDSWLVYKLTGGELHITDATNAARTLMYDIHTGQWDDELLEILGVPRAMLPEVRNSSEVYGQTSAGLLGAQVRIAGIAGDQHAATFGQVCLTPGMAKNTYGTGCFMLLNTGDDAVPSQNKLLTTVAWQLDGKRTYALEGSVFVAGAVVQWLRDGLGIIRTSAEVETLAATVDGSDGVYLVPAFVGLGAPYWDSYARGTIVGMTRGTTAAHIARAALESIAFQSAELLEAMQQDSGAKLQELRVDGGGSNNNALMQFQADILGVPVVRPKVTETTALGAAYLAGLAVGFWKDEAELQGQWQVDRRFEPNMSGEERKKRMDTWKRAVKRSMEWEQDA
- a CDS encoding glycerol-3-phosphate dehydrogenase/oxidase, translated to MTQPTTPTRQDTLRQIQDTQTWDVLVIGGGASGLGTAVEAASRGYRTLLLEAHDYAKGTSSRSTKLVHGGVRYLAQGNVSLVREALHERGLLKQNAPHLVRDLGFLIAAYTWWSAPFYGIGLKMYDLLAGKLNLQNSRYINKQEALKRTPTLRKQGLKGGILYFDGQFDDSRLAITLMRTLQDHGGVTLNHAPVTALHKNAAGKVDGATFRDSETGQEHRVSARVVVNATGVFVDAVRRMDDASAKDMLSPSQGVHVVVDRKFLPGDSAIMVPRTDDGRVLFAVPWHDHVVIGTTDTPVPEASLEPRPLPEEVEFILKTAAQYMDPAPTRADVRSVYVGLRPLVKAAEGTDTKALSRDHVIRISDSGLITLTGGKWTTYRRMGEDTVNRAARQAGLPERLTVTPALHLHGWTTDTLDQHWRVYGTDAARIRELEGAGTPLHPDLPYTEAEVRWAARFEQARTVEDILSRRLRALLLNARASSESAPRVAEILAEELGQDAAWQAKQVSEYTTLAQQYQL
- a CDS encoding chromate transporter, translating into MSSAVTVFVEFVRLGFLSVGAVNLAAMGQVVVENHHWLTHEQFVQGYALGQLLPGPNILSIILYGHAAAGMTGGIAALLGFFVPPAGAVVAAYVVTQRGSPVLARLYRALLPIGAGLLLAGLAVLARGSVTGPVTALIAVAAFVVTRATRVPPVLAVLTGLALGALLLH
- a CDS encoding chromate transporter, which gives rise to MAASPVGPAPSRTTPGRARIPLSALFRGFLLASLNAFGGGLNAHLLNLVRREGWLADQEFAEFSTFAQTLPGSNNGNLSALLGYQLRGVPGAAVALTALLLPGSLLMAALAGAYFGGSLATDPHVSGALQGAAAAALGIGASAGLNVLRFTLTHLQATVVAVLTCLLALFVPGGTVIALAVLLPLGVLFGRST
- a CDS encoding VOC family protein — protein: MTTTGTVSPASPAPHLPGGLSVGPVTLGVTDLARSTAFYTQGLGLRVLHSTPDRVTLGVPARPLLTLNARPGRPAPPSSPGLYHLALLLPTRADLGRFVRHMAGLGARLGQGDHLVSEALYLNDPDGHGIEVYRDRPRSEWTWHGTQVEMDSRPVDIQGLLREAGPDAPYAGLPDGTVMGHVHLRVTDLAATEAFYAGVLGFDIVSRFSGQALFVSAGGYHHHLGLNTWQSLGGTRAPAGSAQLERATLVLPDAADLDALAARLAAAGVSHERDDAGLHVQDPAGNPLLFTLA
- a CDS encoding DoxX family protein, encoding MTTLNPDTTPALRPRPNLGLTVLRVSTGAIFLMHGIQKFFTYTLPGTTGAFTQMGVPLPSVSAPLVAAVELIGGLALILGLGTRIAAALLAVNILVAILIVHLKAGFFSPNGFEFPLALLAASVALALSGGGAASVDRILRRR